The Etheostoma spectabile isolate EspeVRDwgs_2016 chromosome 23, UIUC_Espe_1.0, whole genome shotgun sequence genome includes a window with the following:
- the LOC116673136 gene encoding uncharacterized protein LOC116673136 encodes MNSILSLRTKLKELNQKRHEDFTKKMDIFGQKYNYMLQLNLTLEHKCDELHKQKNKVTGYYDLMQKEKKHMVTIMFDKAVQSEVLKEWLQEHDVDEQYLNKAKEFECENGVFQPDAMIHTEEFKHLWKLEGDKHDLERKAKYFKTKRKGLLLMVAEDELKNKQKMFKPAPEPDFTDEKMSRIDCLRKIWKDTKMERKEINQMNCMNHEMKNNLEKKLKVINQFVKRTWLPKEKELLENKLKQGISKDMTSQIDCKRDNTTLDKNREIQQFKVQMLSENEKLCRTLTSIDEANQTFKIDITPRDGTIQVKQQTYQEKMKVEETYSAPETSSGLLCHLRHYCYRCCCPCCPCCKQDCQEEN; translated from the coding sequence ATGAACTCCATTCTAAGTCTCAGAACAAAACTCAAGGAGTTGAATCAAAAGAGGCATGAGGactttacaaagaaaatggacatatttGGACAGAAATATAACTACATGCTCCAATTAAACTTAACACTGGAACACAAGTGTGATGAACTtcataaacagaaaaacaaggtCACTGGTTATTATGATCTGATgcaaaaagagaagaaacatATGGTGACAATAATGTTTGACAAAGCGGTACAAAGCGAAGTTTTAAAGGAATGGCTTCAGGAGCATGATGTTGATGAACAGTATTTAAATAAAGCTAAAGAGTTTGAATGTGAGAATGGTGTTTTCCAACCCGATGCCATGATCCACACTGAAGAATTTAAACATCTATGGAAGTTAGAGGGAGATAAACATGATCTTGAAAGAAAAGCTAAATACTTTAAAACTAAGAGGAAAGGTCTGCTGCTAATGGTGGCAGAGGatgaattgaaaaataaacagaagaTGTTCAAGCCGGCTCCAGAGCCAGATTTTACAGACGAGAAAATGTCAAGAATAGATTGCTTGCGAAAGATCTGGAAGGATACTAAAATGGAGCGGAAGGAGATCAATCAGATGAATTGCATGAACCATGAGATGAAAAACAACCTAGAGAAAAAACTCAAGGTGATCAATCAGTTTGTTAAGAGAACATGGTTACCGAAAGAAAAGGAACTACTGGAGAATAAGTTAAAACAAGGAATAAGTAAAGACATGACATCCCAAATTGATTGCAAGCGAGACAACACTACACTGGATAAAAACAGAGAGATCCAACAATTTAAAGTTCAGATGCTCAGTGAGAATGAAAAACTGTGTAGAACACTGACAAGTATTGATGAAGCTAATCAAACATTCAAGATTGATATAACACCAAGGGATGGAACAATTCAAGTAAAACAACAGACTTATCAAGAGAAGATGAAGGTAGAAGAAACATATTCAGCTCCAGAGACATCCAGCGGACTCCTTTGTCATCTCCGGCATTATTGCTATCGATGCTGCTGCCCTTGCTGTCCCTGCTGCAAGCAAGACTGCCAGGAGGAGAACTGA